CCGCCGGAGATCGTGCCGACGATGGCCCGGCCGCTCTCGGCGCCGATGTCGAAGGCCAGAAAATGACGGTCGCTCACGCCCCTATATATATTGGTTTGGCGGACGGCGGTCAAATCCTGTATCATGATTTTCAAAGCGGAACGCATGGACATCAAAGACCAGCTGGCCCACCACAAGAAGGAGCGGGAGGTCCACAAGCGCGGCCGCTCGATCGAGGACGCCTGGTCCCGGATCGCCAAGACGGACGACCTGACGACCAAGGAGAAGCTGGAGAAGCTGATCCATCTGACCGGTGCGGCCAAGCCCAAGAAGGCCGAAGCGCCGGCGCGACCTTCGCGGGAGGAGCCGTCCGGCGAGCCCCTGCAGTACTTCGAGAACACCTATTCCCCCCAAGTCCGATATGGTCGGATCACGGTGGGGGATGGGCTGCGGATCGACGGCGAAACGCTCTACTATCTAAGCCGGGACGAAGAGTTCCAGGGGCTGGGCTTGGACACCGCGCTTTTTCTCGATCTCGAGACGACCGGGTTGGCGGGAGGAACGGGAACGATCCCGTTCCTGGTCGGGCTGGGCTATTTTCGCGACGGAGGCTTCGTCGTGGCCCAATATTTCTTGAGCGAGCCGGGCGAAGAAGAGCGCATGCTCGAGGAGCTGGCGCGCCTCTTCGAAGAGGGCGGCTTCCGCTCCGTCGTCACCTACAACGGCAAGGCTTTTGACCTGCCCTTGCTCGAAACGAGGTTCGTCCTCAAGCGCAAGAAGCTGCGGTTGACCGATCTGCCTCACCTCGACTTTCTCTTTTCCGCCCGCCATCTCTGGCGGCACAAGCACGAGTCCTGCCGGCTCTCCCACCTGGCCCGCGAGGTCGTGGCCGCCGACCGCTCCGAGGATATCCCGGGGGCGGAGATCCCGTTTCGCTATTTCGATTACTTGCGCACCGGCGACTTCGGCCAGATCGAGCCGATCCTCTACCATAATCAGGAGGACATCCTGTCGCTTCTCGGCCTGGTCATCCAGGGGGCCCGATTGTTCAAGAGCGGCCAGGCGACGGAGGATGAGGCTGTCCTCGATGCTCTGGACCTGGTCGGCGTCGGTCGGCTCTTTGAGACGATGGGGAACGTCGAGCGCTCGGTCGTCTTATTCGAACGGGCCATCGGCGGCGGCTTGACGGGGACGATCGAGACCACGGTCAAGCGCAAGCTGTCGAT
This sequence is a window from Candidatus Aminicenantes bacterium. Protein-coding genes within it:
- a CDS encoding ribonuclease H-like domain-containing protein; its protein translation is MDIKDQLAHHKKEREVHKRGRSIEDAWSRIAKTDDLTTKEKLEKLIHLTGAAKPKKAEAPARPSREEPSGEPLQYFENTYSPQVRYGRITVGDGLRIDGETLYYLSRDEEFQGLGLDTALFLDLETTGLAGGTGTIPFLVGLGYFRDGGFVVAQYFLSEPGEEERMLEELARLFEEGGFRSVVTYNGKAFDLPLLETRFVLKRKKLRLTDLPHLDFLFSARHLWRHKHESCRLSHLAREVVAADRSEDIPGAEIPFRYFDYLRTGDFGQIEPILYHNQEDILSLLGLVIQGARLFKSGQATEDEAVLDALDLVGVGRLFETMGNVERSVVLFERAIGGGLTGTIETTVKRKLSIHFKKTADWDKAVSLWKDLSTMDQLFGFRELAMYHEHQSRNFAEALRTAEEGLHLARKSGDPFEEDFAKRITRLEVKIQRLVAGEPAKPKRTRAKKA